One Mycolicibacterium fortuitum subsp. fortuitum genomic window carries:
- a CDS encoding DUF4191 domain-containing protein yields MAKTRTAAETKAAKAEAKAARKAASKQRRSQLWQAFQIQRKEDKRLLPYMIGAFVLIVAAAVVAGLLIGGFTMYTMIPLGVVLGALVAFIIFGRRAQKSVYKKAEGQTGAAAWALDNLRGKWRVTPGVAATGHFDAVHRVIGRPGVIFVGEGSANRVKPLLAQEKKRTARLVGDIPIYDIVVGNGEGEVPLSKLERHLNKLPANITVKQMDSIESRLAALGTKAGPAGMPKGPMPAGAKMRGVQRTVRRR; encoded by the coding sequence ATGGCGAAAACCCGCACTGCCGCAGAAACCAAGGCGGCAAAGGCCGAGGCGAAGGCTGCCCGTAAGGCGGCCTCGAAGCAGCGGCGCAGTCAGCTCTGGCAGGCATTCCAGATTCAGCGCAAAGAGGACAAGCGACTGCTGCCCTACATGATCGGCGCGTTCGTGCTGATCGTGGCTGCCGCTGTGGTCGCCGGTCTGCTCATCGGCGGGTTCACCATGTACACGATGATTCCCCTGGGCGTCGTGCTGGGCGCGTTGGTCGCCTTCATCATCTTCGGCCGGCGGGCCCAGAAGTCGGTGTACAAGAAGGCCGAAGGCCAGACGGGTGCCGCGGCCTGGGCGCTGGACAACCTGCGCGGCAAGTGGCGGGTCACGCCCGGCGTCGCCGCGACGGGTCACTTCGACGCGGTGCACCGGGTGATCGGCCGTCCCGGTGTGATCTTCGTCGGCGAGGGTTCGGCCAACCGGGTCAAACCGCTGCTCGCGCAGGAGAAGAAGCGCACTGCTCGCCTGGTCGGCGATATCCCGATCTACGACATCGTGGTCGGCAACGGTGAGGGTGAGGTGCCGCTGTCCAAGCTGGAGCGCCACCTGAACAAGCTGCCGGCGAACATCACCGTCAAGCAGATGGACTCGATCGAGTCGCGGCTGGCCGCGCTTGGCACCAAGGCCGGCCCGGCGGGAATGCCCAAGGGCCCGATGCCGGCCGGCGCGAAGATGCGTGGCGTGCAGCGCACGGTGCGCCGCCGCTAG
- a CDS encoding RDD family protein: MSRTMGTWLSGPASDPASGYPGERLGLPQQGSGSIARFGRRIGALMADWLIALGLTAVVAVAFGLMSRDQLLYSMDFRNIALLVWLVIGVAAVRLFGFTPGQYLLGLVVIPLDGRDHVGLGRALTRNLLIVLVIPALFTDADHRGLHDLASKTAVVRR, translated from the coding sequence ATGTCGCGCACGATGGGAACTTGGCTGTCCGGACCTGCCTCCGACCCCGCCAGTGGATATCCGGGTGAGCGGCTCGGACTGCCCCAGCAGGGGTCCGGTTCGATCGCCCGCTTCGGCCGCCGGATCGGTGCGCTCATGGCCGATTGGCTGATCGCCCTTGGTCTGACCGCCGTGGTGGCGGTGGCCTTCGGCCTGATGAGTCGCGATCAGCTGCTGTACTCGATGGACTTCCGGAACATCGCGCTGCTGGTGTGGCTGGTGATCGGGGTCGCAGCGGTGCGGTTGTTCGGCTTCACCCCGGGCCAGTACCTGCTGGGCCTGGTGGTGATCCCGCTCGACGGCCGTGACCATGTGGGGCTGGGCCGGGCACTCACCCGCAACCTCTTGATCGTGCTGGTGATCCCGGCACTGTTCACCGACGCGGACCATCGAGGCCTGCATGACCTGGCCTCGAAGACCGCGGTGGTGCGCCGCTAG
- the glnA gene encoding type I glutamate--ammonia ligase, translated as MAEKTSDDIFKLIKDENVEYVDIRFCDLPGVVQHFSIPASAFDESVFEDGLAFDGSSVRGFQSIHESDMMLLPDPDTARIDPFRAAKTLNLNFFVHDPFTREAYSRDPRNVARKAENYLASTGIADTCYFGAEAEFYIFDSVSFDSRMNGTFYEVDSESAWWNTGEPSEADGRPNLGYKVRPKGGYFPVAPYDHYVDLRDEMSTNLINAGFTLERGHHEVGTAGQAEINYKFNTLLHAADDVLLFKYIIKNTAWQNGKTVTFMPKPLFGDNGSGMHAHQSLWKDGKPLFHDESGYAGLSDTARHYIGGILHHAPSLLAFTNPTVNSYKRLVPGYEAPINLVYSQRNRSACVRIPITGNNPKAKRLEFRCPDSSGNPYLAFAAMLMAGIDGIKKKIEPLAPVDKDLYELPPDEAANIPQAPTSLAAVIDKLEEDHEYLTEGGVFTEDLIETWISYKRENEIMPIQIRPHPYEFSLYYDV; from the coding sequence GTGGCAGAAAAGACGTCCGACGACATCTTCAAGCTGATCAAGGACGAGAACGTCGAGTACGTCGACATTCGCTTCTGCGATCTGCCCGGCGTCGTCCAGCACTTCTCGATCCCGGCGTCGGCGTTCGACGAGAGCGTCTTCGAGGACGGCCTCGCGTTCGACGGCTCGTCGGTCCGCGGCTTCCAGTCGATCCACGAGTCCGACATGATGCTGCTGCCGGACCCCGACACCGCCCGCATCGACCCGTTCCGCGCCGCCAAGACGCTGAACCTGAACTTCTTCGTGCACGACCCGTTCACTCGCGAGGCGTACTCCCGCGACCCGCGCAACGTGGCCCGCAAGGCGGAGAACTACCTGGCCAGCACCGGTATCGCCGACACCTGTTACTTCGGCGCCGAGGCCGAGTTCTACATCTTCGACTCGGTGAGCTTCGACTCGCGGATGAACGGCACCTTCTACGAGGTGGATTCCGAGTCCGCGTGGTGGAACACCGGTGAGCCCTCCGAGGCCGACGGCCGCCCCAACCTCGGTTACAAGGTCCGCCCCAAGGGCGGCTACTTCCCGGTGGCGCCGTACGACCACTACGTCGACCTGCGCGACGAGATGTCGACCAACCTGATCAACGCCGGGTTCACCCTGGAGCGCGGCCACCACGAGGTGGGCACCGCCGGCCAGGCCGAGATCAACTACAAGTTCAACACCCTGCTGCACGCGGCCGACGACGTGTTGCTGTTCAAGTACATCATCAAGAACACCGCGTGGCAGAACGGCAAGACCGTCACCTTCATGCCCAAGCCGCTGTTCGGTGACAACGGGTCCGGCATGCACGCCCACCAGTCGCTGTGGAAGGACGGCAAGCCGCTGTTCCACGACGAGTCCGGCTACGCGGGCCTGTCCGACACCGCCCGCCACTACATCGGCGGCATCCTGCACCACGCCCCGTCGCTGCTGGCGTTCACCAACCCGACGGTGAACTCCTACAAGCGTCTGGTGCCCGGCTACGAGGCCCCGATCAACCTGGTCTACAGCCAGCGCAACCGCTCGGCCTGCGTGCGTATCCCGATCACCGGCAACAACCCGAAGGCCAAGCGCCTCGAGTTCCGCTGCCCGGACAGCTCGGGTAACCCGTACCTGGCGTTCGCGGCCATGCTGATGGCCGGCATCGACGGCATCAAGAAGAAGATCGAGCCGCTGGCCCCGGTCGACAAGGACCTCTACGAGCTGCCGCCGGACGAGGCCGCCAACATCCCGCAGGCGCCGACCTCGCTGGCCGCGGTCATCGACAAGCTCGAAGAGGATCACGAGTACCTCACCGAGGGTGGCGTGTTCACCGAGGACCTGATCGAGACCTGGATCTCCTACAAGCGGGAGAACGAGATCATGCCGATCCAGATCCGGCCTCACCCGTACGAGTTCTCGCTCTACTACGACGTTTAG
- the dtd gene encoding D-aminoacyl-tRNA deacylase, with product MRVLVQRVTTARVSVDGEIVGAIDPNPQGLLALVGVTHDDDAAKARRMAEKLWQLRILDGEKSAADVAAPILVISQFTLYANTDKGRRPSWNAAAPGPVAEPLVDEFAEALRKLGAVAQTGVFGADMQVELVNDGPVTVLLEL from the coding sequence ATGCGTGTTCTGGTGCAGCGGGTGACGACGGCGAGGGTGAGCGTTGACGGCGAGATCGTCGGAGCCATCGATCCGAATCCGCAGGGACTGCTCGCCCTGGTCGGCGTCACCCACGACGACGATGCCGCCAAGGCCCGCCGGATGGCCGAAAAGCTCTGGCAGTTACGGATTCTCGACGGCGAAAAGTCTGCTGCCGATGTCGCCGCACCGATCCTGGTGATCAGTCAATTCACGCTGTACGCAAACACCGACAAGGGCAGGCGGCCGTCGTGGAACGCGGCCGCGCCGGGTCCCGTCGCCGAGCCTCTGGTCGACGAATTTGCCGAGGCACTCAGGAAGTTGGGTGCGGTTGCGCAAACAGGAGTTTTCGGTGCGGATATGCAGGTGGAACTGGTCAATGACGGGCCCGTAACGGTGTTGCTGGAGCTCTGA
- a CDS encoding DoxX family protein: protein MTTNLDTRLSSISPAVISLFRVVFGLLFAIHGASKLFAWPVDSGSGAVPVGTWPYWYAGVLELVLGLLIMVGLFTRIAAFIAAGQMAFAYFTEHQPNGLFPIENGGELAVLYCFGFLLLAAIGGGAYGLDAALRKRT, encoded by the coding sequence ATGACGACCAACTTGGACACCCGACTGAGCTCCATCTCTCCCGCTGTCATCAGCTTGTTCCGCGTCGTGTTCGGTCTGCTGTTCGCCATCCACGGTGCATCCAAACTCTTTGCCTGGCCCGTCGATTCGGGAAGCGGCGCTGTCCCGGTGGGCACCTGGCCGTATTGGTACGCCGGTGTTCTCGAGCTGGTTCTGGGCCTGCTCATCATGGTGGGATTGTTCACCCGGATCGCCGCGTTCATCGCCGCGGGCCAGATGGCGTTCGCCTACTTCACCGAGCATCAGCCCAATGGCCTGTTCCCGATCGAGAACGGCGGCGAACTCGCTGTGCTGTACTGCTTCGGCTTCCTGCTGTTGGCCGCGATCGGTGGTGGCGCCTACGGACTGGACGCGGCGCTCAGAAAGCGCACTTAG
- a CDS encoding TIGR03619 family F420-dependent LLM class oxidoreductase has protein sequence MKFYVSLAFMDTREAVEVARAADDLGYDGMGIPDHVVNLETLSTPYPYTKDGKRRWEAFTDWPDPWVMIGALALVTSRCKFVTTVYLPAMRDPYSAAKAIGTAAYLADGRLELGIGVGWCEEEFELLGQQFARRGKRTDEMLELMKKLWSPGWTEFDGEFYSTPRLEMEPTPPPIPIYVGGLSDIALRRAARHDGWIGDLISTDEALQRVDRLRELRAEKGLTMDDFTIITPLTDAFTPEHYARAEAGGIQGIITMPWMFYSGPAATLAEKIDGMKRFRKDLALD, from the coding sequence ATGAAGTTCTACGTCAGCCTGGCCTTCATGGATACCCGGGAGGCCGTGGAAGTGGCCAGGGCCGCAGACGACCTCGGCTACGACGGAATGGGCATCCCGGACCATGTGGTGAACCTGGAAACACTGTCCACGCCGTATCCGTACACCAAGGACGGAAAGCGGCGCTGGGAGGCGTTCACCGATTGGCCGGACCCGTGGGTGATGATCGGCGCGCTCGCGCTGGTGACCAGCCGGTGCAAGTTCGTCACCACCGTCTACCTGCCCGCCATGCGTGATCCGTACTCGGCGGCGAAAGCCATTGGTACCGCGGCCTATCTGGCCGATGGGCGGCTGGAGCTGGGCATCGGCGTCGGCTGGTGCGAGGAGGAGTTCGAGCTGCTCGGGCAGCAGTTCGCGCGGCGCGGCAAGCGTACCGACGAGATGCTCGAGTTGATGAAGAAGCTGTGGTCTCCCGGATGGACCGAGTTCGACGGCGAGTTCTACTCGACGCCCCGGCTCGAGATGGAGCCCACTCCGCCGCCGATTCCGATCTACGTCGGCGGACTGTCCGACATCGCACTGCGCCGCGCGGCGCGCCACGACGGCTGGATCGGCGACCTGATCTCCACCGACGAGGCGCTGCAACGAGTGGACCGGCTGCGCGAATTGCGCGCCGAAAAGGGTTTGACGATGGACGATTTCACCATCATCACGCCGCTGACCGACGCCTTCACCCCCGAACACTATGCGCGTGCGGAGGCAGGCGGTATCCAGGGCATCATCACCATGCCGTGGATGTTCTACTCCGGTCCTGCCGCCACACTGGCCGAGAAGATCGACGGGATGAAGCGATTCCGCAAGGATCTCGCGCTGGACTAA
- a CDS encoding PaaI family thioesterase has product MQHTFDVISAAEHDRLEAVYEPFARAMRELVDAGVRTQVDPQTIADATAAVEAVTASLRREQRDGPHAMLHAETNRPVVWANPVVGLRNALAPPLVIEHAEDGSCWSEFVLGAAYEGPLGWVHGGICALVLDHILGEVASGGLNEPRYTGTITCRYNRGTPLGPLRAEAYIDRTEGVKTFARGHISDGDGITVEAEGVFITPAWARDAG; this is encoded by the coding sequence ATGCAGCACACGTTCGACGTCATCAGCGCGGCCGAGCACGATCGCCTCGAAGCTGTCTACGAGCCGTTCGCGCGGGCCATGCGCGAACTCGTGGACGCCGGTGTGCGTACCCAGGTGGACCCGCAGACCATCGCTGACGCCACTGCCGCCGTCGAGGCCGTGACCGCCTCGCTGCGCCGCGAACAGCGCGATGGACCGCACGCCATGCTGCACGCCGAGACCAACCGTCCGGTGGTATGGGCCAACCCCGTCGTAGGCCTGCGCAACGCGCTGGCCCCGCCGCTGGTGATCGAGCACGCCGAGGACGGCAGCTGCTGGAGTGAATTCGTGCTCGGCGCCGCCTATGAAGGTCCACTGGGCTGGGTGCACGGCGGCATCTGCGCGTTGGTGCTCGATCACATTCTCGGCGAGGTGGCCAGCGGGGGACTGAACGAGCCGCGCTACACCGGGACCATCACATGCCGGTACAACCGCGGCACACCGCTGGGGCCGCTACGCGCCGAGGCCTACATCGACCGGACCGAAGGCGTCAAAACCTTTGCCCGGGGCCACATCAGCGACGGTGACGGCATCACCGTCGAGGCCGAAGGTGTCTTCATCACTCCGGCCTGGGCACGGGACGCCGGATGA